ttgaaaagttatatgagaaacttgaaactaaagaaggggagaaagatatttatagattagcaaggaagagagaaaggaaatgtcaagatctcaatcaagttaggtgcattaaggataaagaaggaaaagtgttggtgaaagatgaggacattaaagaaagatggagaaattattttaatgatctttttaataatagtcaaaatggtaatagcgtgaatatagactatagaacgatagaaaagaatgtgaattatactagaaggattagatctttaaaagtaaataaagcatttaagagaatgaaaatgggtaaagcctgtggacccgatggaataccaattgaagtgtggaagtgtttgggagatatgagagtggcatggttaactaaattatttaataagattctaaagtcaaagaaaatgcctgatgaatggaggagcagTATTTTagtactattttttaaaaaaagggaaacatacagagttgctcgaactataggggaattaaacttatgagttatactatgaagttgtgggagagagttgtggagcatcaattacgtcatgatacttctatctctctcaatcaatttggcttcatgcccggttgtTGAACTATGGAAACGATCTTTCtcgttagaagcttgatggagaaatatagagatgtgaagaaagatctacacatgatttttattgatttggagaaggcttatgatagtgctccaagagatgtcctatggagtgtgttagaacaaaagagggtatctattaggtacatacaagtgttgaaagatatgtatgaaggagcaattactattgtgagcacagtgggaggggacacaagagatttttctatctcaattggattacaccaaggatcagctataagcccttacctttttacattagttttagatgaattgacgaaacatatataagagagtatttcttggtgcatgatgtttgcggatgatattgttttgatagatgagacgcgagaaggagtcaacagaaagctagagctttgaaaaagtactctagagttaaatggctttaagttaagtagaacgaagacagaatatatgcattgcaagtttagtggaggccaaactggtgataggaaaggagttagtttggatggagtggtactgtcccaaagtaatcactttaaatatctcggctcggtccttcaagtagatgggggatgtgaggagaatgttagttataggattaaagccggatggttgaagtggagacgtgccacgggagttttatgtgatagcAAGATTCTCAgtgagttgaaaggaaaattttaccgtacagccatacaaccggctatgttatatggtagtgagtgttgggtattgaaggagtcgtatgcgtctaagataagagttgcagagatgagaatattaaggtggatgagtgggcatactaaactagataaagttcgtaatgagagtattagagaaaaggtaggagtggtaccaattgaggataaattgatagaagggagattgaggtggtttggtcatgtgaagcgtagacatacagaggctccagttagacaagtagagcacattaggttagaggatagaaaaaaaaaaggggtagacctaaattgacttggaggagagtagtacaatatgacctagaagcattacaaatttttgaggatttaacccaaaatcgtttagagtggagaaagagaatcaatatagccgacctcaaatttttgggataaaagcttagttgagttgagttgagttgagttgtataggATTAACTTCCTATAACAAATTAAGAAAGaatattatttacataattatagGATGGACTTCCTAAAACACTGACCATTGGAATTTTTGGATATAAGAGATGAAAGTTTTTAAAAGCTCTTTATCTCTCCACCATACTGAGCGGTCAAGGTACAAGACAGTCAGGCTTAATGGCTAAATTTCTTTTCATCACTGATTTTGAGAACCTTATCTAGGCGGCATGACATAACCCTAAATTTCCATGTGGAGAATTACCTGTATATGTAGATTGTAGAAGTGATGGGGTTGGTGTAATCTAGTTCTCTTGAAGAAAAATGATCTTATCCCTCATTTAAGGAATTCACTTGGGGTTTGTACGTTTAATGGAGGGGAAGGGCTACCTCCATCAGGTGTGGTAAAGGAAATCCTTTTAAACATGCAGTGAACAATAGAAAAATACTTCTCATAGTGAGTGAGAGAATTGGGTTCTCAGAAGTTATCTATGCAATTTAATGTTACAGTTGGCATGTATTATACTTGCAGATGGTCTCTTGGATCCTCTGCACGAACCACATCTTAATAGACTTTAAAAGAGTTAAGCTTCTCATGCTTCCATTTTTCGAGTAGAAAACATGTGCTTCAATTCCCATTCCAGCCTTGTATGCATCCTGAATATGGATGATTTGTGTTAAGTACTAATAGATTAACGTTTAGAATGCAATCATTAGTGTGCTAACTTGCATTATCTCTGCATTGATTTCAACTAATTAATGCGATAACCACTAACTCGGTGCAGCATGAACTTTGTCCCTAGTTTTGATGATGTTATCTGCATTTCTGATGTGATTATGAAGGAGACATGGAGGCACACACTTATTCTGTCATTTCAAAGCCTTGAAGTGGTTTATGGTCTCTTGAGTACTGCCCCATTATATGTCTTTGGGACAATTCCGACAGATGATTTCCAGTCAGATGAAACTGCATATGAATGCTTCTCCTTTATTTTCTGGACACTGACCATCATTTCTTTTCTTAAGTATGCATTCATAATACTGAGGGCTGATGACAATGGTGAGGGTAATGGCCATTAGTAACTGTTAGTTAAGCTTAAAGGATTATTTTAAAAGGATAGCAACAGAGTTCCTTAATTTGACAACTTCTTGCAGGTGGTACTTTCGCTTTGCACTCATTATTAAGCAGGCATCCTAAAGTGGGTCTGCTTCCAGATGACAGAAACACCAACGAGTTGATGCATCATGAGAAGGAAGCCCTCTCAGGATCAAGGCCGAATCAAGGGCAGAAGAGCTTTCGATAAACATAAAAGTAGTCACTATCTAATGCTCTTTTTAGCACTGTTTGGAGCTTGTATGTTAATTGGGGATGCGGTGCTTACCCCATCCATTTCAGGTTCAACATTCTTTatcaaaatttgatttttttttcagtgttgaaaaattgataaatattttatttcttgTTCTCTTCCCTCTTTGTCTACTGACATAACAATGTTGATGTCTCTTGCCAGTATTATCAGCTTCCTCTGGTCTTTAACAAGCATTGTCAAAAATTAAATGTAAGAGCAAGCTATGAAATTGAATATATAAAGATGATAAATACATTTTCATGTTGTATAACAGCCTTCTGATCAAATATCATTTAATGATTTTACTTATAAGTTTTGGTTTTCTCCAGACTCATCTTCACCGCAGACACAGCGTTCCTTATCAGATGCTATTGAAAGATGTAAGATTCCTATGGTTGGGATATTATTCACACACTACTTTTCGTTTTCTTTTTATGCCTTATTGAATTTTTATCTTTGTACATGGTTCTTTGATGATCTTTATTTTCCATAGTGCAATTGTATCCACAAAATTCCTACTTCCCTAAATTAGTTTTGTCCTTTGTGCCACCATAATTCAGTGCTCATTTCCTACTAGGACTTTACTCAACATTCAAACTGGGAGAGTGATGAAACAAACAAGGCAAACTACAAATCTTTATTCCCTTGGAACATTGAAGGTTAAAATCTCTGCTTTTTGAAGGTTCCCTAGTGGACTAGTGAAAAAGTTGTGGTCAATTATGGAGGTGTCGTATTGAAAGATAATATGGTGATTGAGAAAAGAAGACAAAAGCAAGAGAAGGGGGAATGTGGGGTTGGTTCGAGGATTTGAGCTTCtggtttttgaagtggtttaaaCATCCAATTAGCTGGGGGCCTGGGGCCATATTAATGATAGCAGATGTGTAGAGAATACCaaatttaacattttttttaataatttcttcTCTGAAATAGGAGCATATCCTGTTTTTAAGGGCTACTTGTTTCTTCAAATGGGGAAATTTTCCAGTTTCATATTAATCATTCTATAGCTGGAAGCAACATGTTAAGGATGTTGAATTGTAGCTACTGGTCGTCCTGTCTTTGGACCAAAGTTATTTGTCAAACTATATTGCATATGCTGGTCTGATCCATGTAATCTTTGTAAAATATCATGTGCCTATATAGTTTATGTGGTTGGAATTGGATGACATTTATTAACAACAAAGTGATAAGTAGGGTTTTGGCTCCATGAAAGTATCTAAGGTTGCATAAACTGTGTTGATTTTGCTAGGCTATTCCAACCTAAGCTATGGTTTTGCAACTTTTCTGTTACTACACTTGTCAACCTTCAATTTCCGAATATTCATTCTAAAAACAAACCCTTTAGTCTTCCTGCACTACCTGTATACTAATATAAAGGGGCTTTTGGATAGAAATCATAGATTAAGGAGCAAGTCAGTGTGAGGTGATCCTGTAATCTAAAGCATCAGGAGTTGATTCTTAGCCATGATTCTAGGAATTTGACATTTTTGTTGAACTTGTTGATCACTTGCCACTTTGTCAACTTATAGCTGCTTATGTGTTTGTCATTTGAGGAGAGATCATTCTCTGAAGTCTTCAGATACTCAGATCTCTGTTCATGCTTCTTAGCTATTATAAAAGGTCAGTGCTGCCCAATTCTGTGACCTACTTGCTGGTATATGATCTACTGGGACCTGTTCATTACTTTTGCAAGAACTTCTTGTGAGGAAGGGGAATAATTTAGTAAACTGTATTATATTTTGATAATGAACATTGAACAGTTTACTAAACCACATTTAAATTTGCGTTCATggtcttttaatttttattttcagatGTACCAGTTGCATTTGCATGTGCTATTTTGGCCTGCCTTTTCATTCTGCAGCACTATGGGACCCGTAAAATTGGGTTTATTTTTGCCCCAATTGTTACGATATGGCTCTTACTTATCAGCGGAGTGGACATATATAACACATTCCATTTTAACCCTAAAATCCTTGGTGCAATCTCTCCGGTATGTATGTACAAATTTGTCAGAAGTATCGACAAAAGGAGTTGGAGGTCATTAGGTAGCATTCTTCTTTGTGTTGCAGGTCCGTTAGCATGGACTAAAGTGCTTGTTGTATTCCACATtggcataattttaatttttggaatttttagaTATACCAATTGTTTTTAACCACTAGACTCTTTTCCCTTACAGGATCAGAGGCAATGTTCGCAGATTTGGGTCATTTCTCAAAGAAATCAATCCAGGTAACGAAATAGCTCAAAAAACATCTTGGTCATGTCTTCATATTCTTGTCTCTGCTTGCTTCAGTTATCGGAAGCCAAGCAACAATAACAGCTAGCTTCTCCATTATAAACCATTGCCTGGCTCTTGGTTGTTTCCCTAGAGTAAAAGTTATACATACATCAAATAACCATCATGGGCAGGTCTACATTCCAGATGTCAATTGGTTGCTGATGGTCCTCAGCCTCACAGTCACCATTGGTTTCCATGACTTACACAGAATTGCAACTGCAGTAGGTATGCTTTATCTGTTTTGAGTTGGTAACAGCTTTTGAGTAGAAAATGATAGTGATAATTAGAGAGAAAAAAATATTGGATAACAGTGGAACTAAGAATATCGATGGATCCCgacctcaatatttttcagtcagCTTCTTATATATTCTATTACAATATCTAAAGTATCTCAGATACtttcaaaaattttgaattgGAAGTATACAGCAATACTATGAATTGACATGTTTCTATTGGCATTTACTGATTAAATCTGTTACAGGTCTGGCAATTGTTTCTGGAATGGTAGTTGCTACTTATTTGATGTCTCTTGTGATTGCTTTGCATTGGGAGAAGACCTTGTTGCTATCAGGATGTTCTGTTATTTTTTGGGTTTGTTGAGGCTGTATGTATATCAGCGTGTATGTTGAGTTTCCACATAGGAGGTTGGTATCTAGTTCTCATTTCAGCGTTGACCTTACAGTCATGCTCGCATAGCATTATGGAACTAAGAAGTAATATGAGTTTGATATATAAGACAAAGTGCCTACATAATGGCTTATAGATTTTTGCCCCAGACTTGGAGTTTCAAGAGTGCCCAGGAATCCCGGCTTTCTTCTCACATTTCGTCACAAACCTTCCTGCATTCCATCAAGTGTTGATTTTTGTATCATTCAAGTCACTACCAGTGCATTATGTGCCCCCATGTGAGAGGTATCTTGTAGGCAGGATTGGTGCCAAAGGCTACAAAATCTACAGGTGCATTGTGAGATGCGGATACTGTGATCAAATCAGGGATACGGATGATTTTGAGGAGCAGATTATTCGTTCAATTGGAGAATTCATTTCACTAGAAGAAAATGATTCAGAGTCCCAGATTTCTCCTGAAGAATGATGGTTGTTGGGAAGCCATCACAAGTTGGAAATGCATTGATTCCTTTCCCTGACAGCAGCTCCATTAATTTAGGGCCTGCAAACATGGCAAATGCTGAAACTTAAGTCGGTCCAGCCACTGATTTGATTGAGAAAGTTGGTCCTGTAAATAGAAAAAAAGTAAGGTTTATATTACCTGAGAATACTCCTAAAATGCTGGTATCTGTAAGGGAGGAGCTACAAGAACTGATTAATGCCAGGGAGAGTGGTGCTGCATATTTCTTAGGGCAGTACCACTCTATCATTGCGCGATGACTCAACTTTCATCAAGAAATATTTGATCATGACCTATGTTTTTCTTGATAAGAACTGTAGAGAACCTCCTGTGGCACTGAACATCCCTCATGCTGCTCTTGTGGAGGTTTGCATGGCTTATACTATATAACCTTTCAGTATTggagaattaaaaataaataaaataatagtaatgCAAAATTTTGATCCTGTCTGTTATAGTAGAATCCCATTTTCGATATGTTTgtatttgtaattaattttgtggAAGACACCTTACAAATTAAGGACAGATGATTCATTGTAGAGCTGCTGTATAGGTTTAATAAGCTGTGGCTCAGTAAATCTTGTTTTAACATTGGATTAGCTGCAGATGTATTTATCTAAAAGCTTTatgctttatatatttatatttggaTACAAGAAGTGTCCCGTTGTGTTCAACACTTAAGAAAAGTCAAACGGTGTAAGCATACTCTTAAAGTCTATAATTGGAGGTGGATATGACGATGCACTTCGGAACGTGGGATCCACTTGCTGATAtgtgataaaaataattttaatatgccACGTCAACTTTCTTGATGGTTTTATGGATTTTGTCACTTAAATACTAACTGAGATCAACAGCAGGATATTAAAAtgtcaaaagaaaaaaaaggctAAAACTCAAGCCCGAAAATAATAGCGTTTTGGTGTCCTATATCGATTACGAAATATGTGTGAGGATTATATAGCAAtaagaattttattaaaatttagttataattttaataatgattCGATAACTATTACTAATTCGTGTGTGTtctaattttttgaaaaaaaaaaaagagaaagcaaATGGTTTTAGCCAGGCTAGTGTGTGGTGCCCTGAGTTGATGTTCATAAATTAGTGAGCGTGTCCCATGGATCGACATATTGATTATAGAGTGTGCATTTATATGGGTTATAAAGCAAAAAGAAACTTCACTAgtaaatatgaaaatataaaatatttttccatACTTCAACTTAGTACATATTATTTTCATCTAAATTATACTTTGTCCTTTAAATATTACTTGGatataaagaaaaattagaaGAAAATTTGAATTCATTATCTACAAGATAAGGATATATTTGGTATTATGGTTGAAAGAgcaagaaaaatatatatttttaaatatattaattagataatattaaaaaattaatttaaaattaaatttaataaattttacttaataaaatattaaaataacaagACAGTGGTGTTTTACTTTGGCACTAAGCAAATGAAATCTTTTCTTCTTTCAGTATGAAAAAGGACCAAAATACTTGGTTGTGGTACAAGTAAAAGAAGTGTACAATTTTCAGAAGAGATAAACAGTAGCAAATCATTCTCTTTTCATGTGTAAAAACTGTGAAGAAACAATACCCATGACAAAAAAGAGTCGGCAATAAATAACAACAGTAACGAATTtggattttcttgaagaaaaggtGGGAGAATGAGCAGTAGAAAGAAGAAAGATAAAGACGAAGCAAGCAGTGGCTATGTACGACCAAAGCTCCCCATTATTCGAGACCTATTGAACTGTAACTTTCATCAATGTAAAAAGACAGAGATGAAAGAAAAAAAGGCCAAACACCTCAATGAGTGTTCTCTGACTGATACCATTGATTTTTGCATGCATGGGTCAATAAAAAATACTCTTCTTTGATGCTATTTTGTGATAATAGTGATCTTTCTTATATATGAGCAAATGTGGCAAAAGTAGACTACAGTTGCTGCAAGTTAAATTTCAATACTATCTACTGTTTGGTGAAAATGGAGAGTAAGAGTACTGGTAAGgaaaaagaagaggaagaggcagaggctcTCAAGAAGAGAATCTCTAGCCATCCTTTGTATGAACTCTTGGTTCAGACTCACAAGGACTGTTTGAAGgtttctccctctctctctctctctctccctttctctctctctcttctttgtaTGCACTCTTGGTTTGTCAAGAATGAACCCTGTAAAATCATCTACCTTTTCATCATTTTGTTGGGTTTTTAGCCTTTCTCTCTGAAAGAAATGTGCTTTGGGAGAGGACCACCAGAGAGCAGATTCACAACAACTCTAGTGTTTATAATTAACGAGATTAATTCTTTTATATTCTAACCCTCCATGGCAAGATCCATCACCTAGCTAGGCCTTTATTCAAGATAGTTAAAGATTTTCAAGCAGTCTATAGTTATTGAGTACATGATCAGATTTCAAATCCTCATAATCTCTTTACTAAAGAAATTTCTATGTTAAAAGGacgcaaagaaaaataaatttttttgttaaaaagaataaaatagtAGCACTACTTTGACTATTTACAGTTTCTTTTCTAGGTTGGTAGCATTGATGAAGCAGACCAAAGTCATAACATTATGAAGCAGAAGCTAGCTGCTGGTGCAATGCCCAGTTCTAGCTTGTTAACTCAGACAGATCTAGATCACTTCATGGTGAGCTAAATTACTCTCTTAGTATTTTTGCCTGCatctaatttcatatatatatatatatatataagaaataaaAATACGTTCCTACAAGTAAGGAGAGATAGCAAATAAGGACAAATATTTATCTGAGTGAGTGGGGTTTGAAAGGCCTTTCATGGATTGGATAATGTGTAGAAAAGCCTTGTAGTTAGCTAAGCATGGTATGATCTGTTGAAAAAGACGTGacgcattttattattattattattattgttattattattattattatttctttgatGCCAAACTAATTAAAGAAAAGGAAAAGTTCATATAGATtctgaatatttttatttaatatagaaAATCAAAAGATGAATTTTATTTTCCTGCTCAATTTTTCAACGGAAGTATATTGGATATCGATAAGCAGAAACAGTTGATTGTATTAAAATGAATGGGCGTGCAGGAAGCATATTGCTTAGCTCTAACCAAGTTGAAAGAAGCAATGGAGGAACCTCAGCATGAAACAGTAGCTTTCATCAATAGCATGCATATGCAACTTAGAGAGCTCACCACAACCTATCCTGAAACTTCTGATCATTCCACCACTTCATCAGACATCAGGTGAGTAACCTCCAATCTTCTCTTCTTTTCTATTTCCTATTTCTGCGAGGACCTACCTTTTGCATAATTTAATCTAAGTCTTCATCTTATGGAAGTTTATCGTCACTAGCTAGGTCTACTACTTCTGTAAAGCTAAGACTATGCAGTCACAATCAACATAAAGTACATCATATTGTTTGGAGTAATTATATACTACTACCGTTATAATAAACCAATGTTATAATAACAAATCGATAGTGATGaatcacataaaataattattttcttatatgttaaaaataatttttctttttaaaaaatcataattattttttttatctagtTATCACTATGAATAGTTTGTCATTATGTTGATGTAACTGTTATTTAAATAGGATAATAGTATTTGATACTATTTAGATCGGTCATATAGATCAATTTTGCcctttaacttgatcaaacaccAGATTTTTATTAATATCAAAAGTTTATAAATCTTTTGATACTATTTCCTACCATGTTGTTTTAGaccttccttttctctttttcactcatTTTCTTATTAACTTATCACACTTATGTAACGAAACATTTGATTTTCTATATTTTATATGACCAAACTATCTTAAATAACCCTTTGTGATTTCATCTCCAATATATTTAGTAAAAACAATTTAAGAAAGAGTTACTAAAATTTCAAGGGTAATACAAATATAATGTTGAGCAATGAATGGGTTCAAATCCTGAT
Above is a genomic segment from Hevea brasiliensis isolate MT/VB/25A 57/8 chromosome 17, ASM3005281v1, whole genome shotgun sequence containing:
- the LOC110650862 gene encoding homeobox protein knotted-1-like 2; the encoded protein is MESKSTGKEKEEEEAEALKKRISSHPLYELLVQTHKDCLKVGSIDEADQSHNIMKQKLAAGAMPSSSLLTQTDLDHFMEAYCLALTKLKEAMEEPQHETVAFINSMHMQLRELTTTYPETSDHSTTSSDIRRKHD